The Elaeis guineensis isolate ETL-2024a chromosome 13, EG11, whole genome shotgun sequence genome includes a region encoding these proteins:
- the LOC105056341 gene encoding cysteine-rich receptor-like protein kinase 44 isoform X1, producing the protein MMLIFCHEREAFSFLIFLATVQLFFQPSIGATAETLIFKPIKLNCSSDSFARDNDTIQTSLEVLFSSLRSKALCSNSGNQTIGESPETIYGSFLCPSDLSHEDCEICIHFAADNLFQSCASSRHAAIWIDHCQLHYSHQNILEVAATDGFSLTNNHEETNSMKPMEVVSEPLKMANYRRRLMDAPQTTAANDGAGNVKKSSSGAMPIIISILAVVIVGTSLYCIYCWRWRKRNAIRRGQIENLRSLSSSELHLMDLSAIQVATNNFSKENKLGEGGFGPVYKGVLCGGTEVAIKRLSAKSRQGAVEFSNEVELIAKLQHRNLVRLLGFCAGKEEKLLIYEYLPNRSLDAFLFDPNKRRQLDWEKRRQIIVGIARGLLYLHEDSLLKVIHRDLKASNVLLDNKMNPKISDFGMAKIFEGEENEVNTGKVVGTFGYMAPEYAIEGIFSVKSDVFSFGVLLLEILSGERNGASYLKQHGDSLVKHAWQLWNEDRVTEFMDPLLGDSYPMNEARQCYRVGLLCVQENPEDRPTMSSVVLMLRSDQTPLCPPSEPPSYARSWKTPELELSPLMYSTSTKTHSINDVTLTTVEPR; encoded by the exons ATGATGCTTATCTTTTGCCACGAAAGAGAAGCTTTCAGCTTCCTCATCTTTCTTGCTACCGTCCAGCTTTTCTTCCAACCCTCCATTGGTGCAACTGCTGAGACTCTCATCTTCAAACCCATCAAACTTAATTGCTCCAGTGATTCATTTGCCAGAGATAATGACACAATTCAGACAAGTCTTGAGGTCCTCTTCTCCTCTCTGAGATCCAAGGCTTTGTGTTCTAATTCTGGTAACCAGACAATTGGAGAGAGTCCTGAAACCATTTATGGTTCTTTCCTGTGCCCAAGTGATCTCTCCCATGAGGACTGCGAGATTTGCATCCATTTCGCAGCTGACAATCTCTTTCAAAGTTGTGCTTCCTCGCGACATGCTGCTATTTGGATCGACCACTGCCAATTGCACTACTCCCATCAGAACATCCTCGAGGTCGCCGCTACGGATGGATTCAGCTTAACCAACAACCATGAAGAAACCAATTCCATGAAACCAATGGAGGTGGTGTCAGAACCCTTGAAAATGGCCAATTACCGGCGTCGCCTGATGGATGCACCTCAAACAACAGCTGCGAATGATGGAG CAGGAAATGTAAAGAAATCAAGTTCTGGTGCAATGCCCATCATAATTTCAATTCTGGCAGTGGTTATTGTTGGCACTTCTCTCTACTGTATATACTGCTGGAGGTGGAGAAAACGCAATG CTATCAGAAGAGGCCAAATAGAGAATCTCAGATCTCTATCAAGCTCGGAATTGCATTTGATGGATCTGTCTGCGATTCAAGTAGCGACAAATAACTTCTCTAAAGAAAATAAACTTGGGGAAGGTGGATTTGGCCCTGTGTATAAA GGTGTGCTTTGCGGTGGAACCGAGGTTGCGATAAAGAGGCTTTCAGCCAAATCCAGGCAAGGTGCTGTGGAGTTTAGCAATGAGGTGGAGCTGATTGCAAAGCTTCAGCACAGGAATCTTGTGAGGTTGTTGGGTTTCTGTGCTGGGAAAGAAGAGAAGTTGCTCATCTATGAATACCTGCCTAACAGAAGTCTTGATGCCTTTCTGTTTG ATCCAAACAAGAGGCGTCAGTTGGACTGGGAGAAACGCCGCCAAATTATAGTAGGAATTGCCCGGGGTCTTCTTTACCTTCATGAGGACTCTTTGCTCAAAGTCATTCACAGGGACCTCAAAGCCAGTAATgtgttgttggacaataaaaTGAACCCAAAAATATCAGACTTTGGCATGGCAAAGATTTTTGAAGGAGAAGAAAATGAAGTTAATACTGGCAAAGTTGTCGGGACATT TGGATACATGGCTCCAGAGTATGCCATTGAGGGTATTTTCTCTGTAAAGTCTGATGTGTTCAGCTTTGGAGTTCTTCTACTTGAGATTTTAAGTGGAGAAAGGAATGGAGCATCTTATCTTAAGCAACACGGAGATTCTCTTGTTAAACAT GCATGGCAACTATGGAATGAGGACAGAGTAACTGAATTCATGGATCCATTGCTCGGGGACTCATATCCGATGAACGAAGCTCGGCAATGCTACCGTGTTGGTTTGCTGTGCGTTCAGGAGAATCCAGAGGACAGACCAACCATGTCGTCAGTTGTTCTCATGCTGAGAAGCGATCAAACGCCATTGTGTCCACCATCAGAGCCCCCATCCTATGCACGATCATGGAAGACCCCAGAATTGGAGCTGTCGCCACTTATGTATTCGACTTCAACAAAAACTCATTCCATAAATGATGTCACACTCACTACTGTCGAACCACGGTAG
- the LOC105056341 gene encoding cysteine-rich receptor-like protein kinase 44 isoform X2 has protein sequence MMLIFCHEREAFSFLIFLATVQLFFQPSIGATAETLIFKPIKLNCSSDSFARDNDTIQTSLEVLFSSLRSKALCSNSGNQTIGESPETIYGSFLCPSDLSHEDCEICIHFAADNLFQSCASSRHAAIWIDHCQLHYSHQNILEVAATDGFSLTNNHEETNSMKPMEVVSEPLKMANYRRRLMDAPQTTAANDGGNVKKSSSGAMPIIISILAVVIVGTSLYCIYCWRWRKRNAIRRGQIENLRSLSSSELHLMDLSAIQVATNNFSKENKLGEGGFGPVYKGVLCGGTEVAIKRLSAKSRQGAVEFSNEVELIAKLQHRNLVRLLGFCAGKEEKLLIYEYLPNRSLDAFLFDPNKRRQLDWEKRRQIIVGIARGLLYLHEDSLLKVIHRDLKASNVLLDNKMNPKISDFGMAKIFEGEENEVNTGKVVGTFGYMAPEYAIEGIFSVKSDVFSFGVLLLEILSGERNGASYLKQHGDSLVKHAWQLWNEDRVTEFMDPLLGDSYPMNEARQCYRVGLLCVQENPEDRPTMSSVVLMLRSDQTPLCPPSEPPSYARSWKTPELELSPLMYSTSTKTHSINDVTLTTVEPR, from the exons ATGATGCTTATCTTTTGCCACGAAAGAGAAGCTTTCAGCTTCCTCATCTTTCTTGCTACCGTCCAGCTTTTCTTCCAACCCTCCATTGGTGCAACTGCTGAGACTCTCATCTTCAAACCCATCAAACTTAATTGCTCCAGTGATTCATTTGCCAGAGATAATGACACAATTCAGACAAGTCTTGAGGTCCTCTTCTCCTCTCTGAGATCCAAGGCTTTGTGTTCTAATTCTGGTAACCAGACAATTGGAGAGAGTCCTGAAACCATTTATGGTTCTTTCCTGTGCCCAAGTGATCTCTCCCATGAGGACTGCGAGATTTGCATCCATTTCGCAGCTGACAATCTCTTTCAAAGTTGTGCTTCCTCGCGACATGCTGCTATTTGGATCGACCACTGCCAATTGCACTACTCCCATCAGAACATCCTCGAGGTCGCCGCTACGGATGGATTCAGCTTAACCAACAACCATGAAGAAACCAATTCCATGAAACCAATGGAGGTGGTGTCAGAACCCTTGAAAATGGCCAATTACCGGCGTCGCCTGATGGATGCACCTCAAACAACAGCTGCGAATGATGGAG GAAATGTAAAGAAATCAAGTTCTGGTGCAATGCCCATCATAATTTCAATTCTGGCAGTGGTTATTGTTGGCACTTCTCTCTACTGTATATACTGCTGGAGGTGGAGAAAACGCAATG CTATCAGAAGAGGCCAAATAGAGAATCTCAGATCTCTATCAAGCTCGGAATTGCATTTGATGGATCTGTCTGCGATTCAAGTAGCGACAAATAACTTCTCTAAAGAAAATAAACTTGGGGAAGGTGGATTTGGCCCTGTGTATAAA GGTGTGCTTTGCGGTGGAACCGAGGTTGCGATAAAGAGGCTTTCAGCCAAATCCAGGCAAGGTGCTGTGGAGTTTAGCAATGAGGTGGAGCTGATTGCAAAGCTTCAGCACAGGAATCTTGTGAGGTTGTTGGGTTTCTGTGCTGGGAAAGAAGAGAAGTTGCTCATCTATGAATACCTGCCTAACAGAAGTCTTGATGCCTTTCTGTTTG ATCCAAACAAGAGGCGTCAGTTGGACTGGGAGAAACGCCGCCAAATTATAGTAGGAATTGCCCGGGGTCTTCTTTACCTTCATGAGGACTCTTTGCTCAAAGTCATTCACAGGGACCTCAAAGCCAGTAATgtgttgttggacaataaaaTGAACCCAAAAATATCAGACTTTGGCATGGCAAAGATTTTTGAAGGAGAAGAAAATGAAGTTAATACTGGCAAAGTTGTCGGGACATT TGGATACATGGCTCCAGAGTATGCCATTGAGGGTATTTTCTCTGTAAAGTCTGATGTGTTCAGCTTTGGAGTTCTTCTACTTGAGATTTTAAGTGGAGAAAGGAATGGAGCATCTTATCTTAAGCAACACGGAGATTCTCTTGTTAAACAT GCATGGCAACTATGGAATGAGGACAGAGTAACTGAATTCATGGATCCATTGCTCGGGGACTCATATCCGATGAACGAAGCTCGGCAATGCTACCGTGTTGGTTTGCTGTGCGTTCAGGAGAATCCAGAGGACAGACCAACCATGTCGTCAGTTGTTCTCATGCTGAGAAGCGATCAAACGCCATTGTGTCCACCATCAGAGCCCCCATCCTATGCACGATCATGGAAGACCCCAGAATTGGAGCTGTCGCCACTTATGTATTCGACTTCAACAAAAACTCATTCCATAAATGATGTCACACTCACTACTGTCGAACCACGGTAG